CTAACTTTTTTTACAATTCTCTCCACACAAGGAAAAGCGATGGAGACGCACTGGCATCTTTATGAAAAAGATTTTTTCTGGGATCTCCCGGTGGAGAAAGAAAAATTTCTGTCTCTATCGACCAAGAGATCATTAAAAAAGAACGAATTCGTTTTTTTCGAGGAAGATCCGGGCGAATCCTGCTTTTACCTTGAAAAGGGAACTGTCAAAATTTTTCGCGTGACCGCTTTAGGAAAAGAGCCTATTTTCTTTGTACGGAAAGCCGGCGAAATGTTTGGACTGGCGGAAGTTATCGACGCCAAAGAAAGAAAATGCAACGCCCAGGCACTGACCCCTTCTGTGTTGTATGAAATCAACAAAGAAAACTTCGAATTTCTGCTTTCCCGGTATCATTCACTCTCAAGAAAAGTCATAAAGGTTTTAGACCGGCGCCTGCGATATCTTGGCGAGCAAATCGAAAACCTGATGGTCTGTGATGTAGCCACAAGAATGTTAAAGCTTTTATTTTACTTGTGCTGTAACAGCTTGATTGACAGGGCTTCTTTGACTTTGAATAAACCGATAAAGGTTCCCATCAACCTTACCCAGGAACAAATGGCTTCCCTGACCGGTTCCTGCCAGCAGACCGTCAGCGAAACCCTCAAGGAGCTTCAGCAAAGCGGACTGATCCAAATTTCCAAGAAAGAAATTACCCTGCTGAATCCACTTCAAATAATCGATAAAATCAGTCAGTAACAAAACCCTTCACAAAACACAAAGGCAAATCACTTATAAGTCCCCCCTTGTTCATTGTGTAATATAGGGTCTATTCTCTAAAGGCGTCCGACTTGATGTTATATCGCCGCATGATCTGCTGGAGCGCCTGGCGCTCCAGCCCGCATGCCTTGGCGGCAAATGTCACATTGCCATTGTTTGCGGACAGCAGGCTGCCGATATAGCTGTAATTAAACTGTTTAAGGGCCTCTTCTTTTGCAGCTTTGTAGGGCAATTCTATAAAATGGTGCTCCAAAAAGTTCGAAATATGTGGTCCTATATCCGAAAAGCCGACATCATGGAGCCGTATTTCTTCCCCTTGGGAAAACAATATTCCACGGATGATGCTGTTTTCCATTTCCCGGACATTTCCGTCCCAGGTCTTGTTCATAAAAATTTCCATCAGTTCGGGAGATATATTTTTAAGCGGTTTGTTTAATTTTTCACAATGTTTTTTCAAAAGATAGCTTGCAATAAAGGGAATGTCTTCGCGATGCTCTTTAAGAGCAGGCACATGAATCGGCAACACGTTCAAGCGATAATAAAAGTCTTCCCTGAAAGTTGAATTTTTAATTTTCTCCTCCAGGTTCTGATTGGTTGAAGCAATAATGCGCACATCGATCTGAATCGACTTGGTGTCCCCCAAGGGCTTGATCTCTTTTTCCTGCAGCACCCGCAGCAATTTTGTCTGGATGGTGGGGCTGATGTCGCCGATTTCGTCCAGAAAAAGGGTGCCTTTATGCGCCTCCTGGAACAGTCCGATTTTATTCTGGCTGGCATGGGTAAATGCGCCTTTTTTGTACCCGAACAATTCACTTTCAAGAATGCTTTCCGGCACCGTCGGACAGTTGACCGCCACAAACCGCTGCTGCCGGCGGTCGCTTAAGTCATGAATGGCCCTTGCCACAAGTTCTTTGCCGGTACCTGAATCCCCTGTGACCAGTACGGTGTGCTCCGTTTTGGCAACCATCTCGATGGTTTCATACAGATGCTTCATCTTGTCGCTTTTCCCCACCAGGTCCTGAAACAGATGATCTTTATTGCACTCGTCCTGCAACCGCAGATTCTCCTTTAGCAAGCGGCTTCTTTCCAGTGCCTTTTCCAGGCGAAGTAGCAGCGCTTCATAATCAAACGGCTTGATAATAAAGTCGTACGCCCCTCTCTTCATGGCATCCACGGCGGTTTCGATGTCGCCGTAAGCCGTCATCATGACCACCGTCAGATCAGGTGTATTCCGTTTGATCAATTCCAGAAATTCCAACCCGTCCATTCCCGGCATCTTGATATCCGCCAGAACCATGTCATATGAATTCTGTGAAAACAGCCTCACGCCCATTTCGCCGGAAGTTGCGGTATCCGCCACACAGTTCAAATCCGGCTCAAGGCTCCGTTTCAGGAGCTGAAGCATATCGATCTCATCATCAACAACTAAAATGGCACTTTTCATGAATTATTCCCTTATTTCCGTTCATAAAACGGGGAGAACGACCGTAAATTGCGATCCCTTGCCGGGTTCACTTTCCACAAAAATATCGCCCCCGTGGCTTTTAATAATGCCGTAGCTGACCGAAAGCCCCAGGCCGGTTCCCTCACCGGTGGGTTTGGTGGTATAAAACGGATCAAAAATACTTGTATGGTGCTGCTTTTCGATGCCATAGCCCGTATCTTTTACCTTTATAAACACCCGGCCGGCATCGGCATCCAGCTCCGTTGACAGCGCGATGGTCCCCTGATGACCGACGGCATGCCTGGCGTTCATAATCAGATTCAGCAGAACCTGTTTTATTTTTTTTTCATCCAGCATCAGCTCCGGAATTTTTTTATCATAATCTCTGAGAATTTCAATATGGTCTGTATTGGAATGGTGTTGCACAAACCCTAATACATCTTCAATCGTTTTATTAATGATGGTTTTCTCTCTTCTGGGTTTTGAACTTTTAGCAAAATTGAGCAAATCCTTTACGATCGCCTTGCAGCTTTGAACATGCTTTTCGATGGTTTTCAGATCCTGATGCCGCTCCGATTCAATCGGCTCTTTTCGCAGAAGCAGCTGGGTATAGCCCAGGATGATGCCCAACGGATTATTGATTTCATGCGCGATCCCGGCCGACAGCTGCCCGATGGAAGCCAGCTTGTCGGCCTGGGCCAGCTGCTTTTCCATGGACCGCCGCTCCTCGATATCCTTTACTAGAAAGAGGACGGTATCTTCATCCTGACTCAGCCCCTTATCAAAGCTCCCGCTGATAAGCGCACGGATGTTCGCTCCATCGCGGACTTTGAAATCGGTTTCAAAATTTAAAACAAATCCGCGCTGGTTGATTTTTTGCTGAATGGCGTTCCAGTCCTCCTCTTTAGAAAAAAACTGCTGAAACAAACAGCCTGTAATCGACCGGTCCGCCGCGTCAATCCCCAACATCGCATGCCCGGCCGGATTCAGATCGACAACTTTGCCGTCCTTTTTCGCCACCAGAATCATGTCTCTTGAAACCTCAAAAATACGGCGATACTTGTGTTCGGAAAGCGTTAAGGCTTGGGTACGCTTGGCAACCAACTGTTCAAGATTCTGGTTCAGGTATAAAAGCTCCTTGTGCATGGCTTGCAGTTTCTGCTTGTCTTTTAATATCTGCTGATAAAGCTTCCAGATTCTCTCAAAAAAGAGCGTAACCGATGCTACAAACACAAACATAAATGTATTAATAGCGCCGCTGAAAGGTCGGATAGAAAGCCATAGGGTTTCATGAGCGGACATTAAAAGTAGCTGCTTCAGGATATGCCCGGCGGATCGAGATACAGAAAACGCGGCAAGCCCATAGCATACCCATAACAGATAGGTCCAGATGACATTGTCCAGATCATACTGTTTAAGTTTACGAACCAGCCGTAGGCACAGAAACGAAAAGGCGACCATAAGGACTGAGCCGGCAATATCAACAATCCATAAAGGGAAAGTGGGAAAGATCATGGCTGCGTATTCTCTGAAATATTTTGACCCGCTTCTTCTGAAAGGCGCCGCAAACCGAAATAAAGAAAGAGCATGCCCGGCACGCAAAGCAAATGATCCAGCTTGGTGAAATAATAGAGTACGTTAAGGCTACGGTGACCAGTGATGACATTTATCTGCATTTGCCATAAATTGATTCTTTTCACCTGGATAATATTGAACTGCTCATCTAATAAATGGACTACAAAGGTGTCGATGTTCCACAGGATAAAAAACAAGGCCGCATATTGGATGAATCGCCATCCGGCTTCCCTAACGAGATTTCTTTTTCTTTGCCAGTAGATCAAGAACCCCATGGAAAATGCGAAAATAAGATGCGCCATCTGGTGGGCATAGATACCCTCAGGCGCGCCATGAGCCTGGGTTGCCAGGGCCAGATCTGGGTTAATAAGTCTCTCCGTAATCAAAAAGACCAAAAAAATAATAAATAACTGAAAATTATTTCTCATGGGTCCAGTTCAAAAGTTCCAATGTGTTTTTTACTTGCACTTCCACCTGTAAAACAGGTTAGCAAGCCATGTGCCACAAAACAGTTGTCGCGTGGGCACCCGAAACCAAAACACAACAAACACCTATTTAATTCAGCAGGTTGTAAAACACGCTGTTCTATAGAAAAAAACAGCTTGGAACCTGATTCCCGGCGTGAACGCTTATTGCCAAGTGCAATAAAAACATTTCACTTCTCGTCAATCCGGTTCTATGCCCCCGGAATTAAACAATTTAAGGTTATGACATAAAAGTTGTCCATTGCAATAGAAAAGTTGCACATGAAAGGACTTTTTTGCATCCATATAGCGATGGCGCCGTAACAAGGGCTTCCATTTATGGATATATCTATCTAAAAACATTATTGATATTGTTTTTTCCGGTGAAGGAAGCGTGTTTCCTGACAACCTGCTTTTGCTGGTATGAATATTGCTATGCATTTGTATTATCCATTCACGGGGGCCCGTAGCGATAAAAAAGTATACATGAAATTTATAGGTAGGGAGAAATAATCGACGTCGGAAAGGGGGGATACGAGGATATCTGGCAAATGAATTATGGGGGGCAAAAAGCACATTTCAAAAAGACCTATTTAAAATCTGCGCGCAAAAGGAGGCAACAAGAATGACCAAAAAATACTTAGTTGGCATCATTTTTATTATTACATGTATTTTATCGATTGGAATGATTCAACCTTCGTCACAGGCAATAGCCGCTGGGATGGAAGCCAAAATTTCGGCTGCCGAGCTCAAAGTGGGAGAAACCATAACGGTGGAAGGACAGATCCCGGCCGGGCAAGACCTGTTCATCACGATTGCAGCCCAAACAACATTTAAGCCCGAAGATGCGTTGGGACCAAAGGAACGAAAAAGGTTAAGCAACAGAGACAATGTCGCCAAGGACAAAAAAACCAAAAAAGCGATTATTGACCCGGCGACCGGAAAGAAAAAATTGAAATGGAAGGCTGACACAACGATTCCCTATTTGTATTATATGGTTACGAATAATCCTGAGCCATTTGGAAAGGTTAAGGACAAGAAATATGGCGGCGCTTTCTTCTGGAAAAGCCTCTATAAAACAAAAATGTTTAAATTAAACAAATGGAAACAGCTGCCTGACCCGATCAAGGCTGTTCTGGGGCCTATTAAAACGGAAGAACAATGGAATTTTATGACCTATGCCCACGAAAATAAATTTGGCATCAATACCATTGCCAAGGAAGGGACCCTGAAAGGGAAGATCGTTATATTTTCCCGCTCTGTGGTAACGGATTACGCCCAAGCACCCTATTACTGGAATAAGGGAACTTCTGTTTCCCTTGATAAAGCGACGGGTAAATTCAAGGCTATCTTCAAGACCTTTCGTCATACCGCCCCCAACACTAAATTTAATGTGTTTGTAAACGGCCAACAAACAGGCACCTATACGTTAACGCCCAAAGGCTACTGGCTGACACTTGGCTGGCGCTACATGAACCCGTTTTGGATCCTTTTCGGGGCACTCGTAGTCGGGACCTGGTTCGCACTGATGGGCGGCGGCGGCGGTATGCTCATGTCGGCCTATCAGGTGATGGTAATCCATACAGCAGGACCCATGGGGATCAATGCGGCCAACACCCTGAAGCCATCAAATACGCCCCTGACGCTTTTTTCGGCCATTGGCGGTATGTATCAATATGCGATTAAAGACAGAAGGGTGGCCTGGCCACTGGCGCTCAGCTTTGGCGTCGGCATCTTTATCGGCGCTTTCTATCTGGGGCCCAACTTCTCGGCCAAATACCTGCCGATGAGCACCTATAAGCACTGGCTGGGTATCCTTACCCTGATCATGGGCGTCCGGCTGCTTTATGAGCTTACCCCCGCCGTGATGGAAAAGCGCAAGTCAATCAAGGCCATTGTCGCCAAATTTAATGAAGAGGTAAAACAGGCCAGGGAAGAAGGAAGATCGGCCCAAATGGGAAGGATCGAGACAATTAAAGGTGGACTCGGCTCAATATTTTCGACGTACGAATTTAAGTTCTGGGGCGAGTCGTTTTCCATTCGCCCCTGGGTCTTTGGCCTGATCGGGATATTTGTCGGTGTCGTGGCGTCCTCTTTCGGTATCGGCGGCGGATTTTTACTTGTTCCCATTATGACGACACTGGCGGCCCTGCCAATGTATATGGCGGTTCCGGCATCTTTAGTCGGAACCATGTTCAGCTCGATCTGTTCGATTGCCGGATATATAATATTAGGTTATTACCCCGACCTGACAATTGCGACTTGTATTGTTGTCGGTGCCTTGGTTGGCGGTGTCATCGGATCCAGGCTTCAGGGGTTCTTTACCGAAAAGCAGCTTAAGTGGGCTCTGGCTATCCTGATGTTCTTTCTATTTTTCAGGTTTACCGGAACGGAAATCTGGATTTAAATATGAGCTGTTTCGATACCGTCTTGAATTTTGTTGATGAACTATGGGAGAAGACAGATGTGGTTTTCCTGTTGGCAGCAAAGCTCCTGGGGATGTTATTCTATCCTTTAATCCTGATGGGGCCGACCGTGGCCATCACCGGAATTTTGCTCTTAACGATCCTCTTTTCCCGCTGGCTTTCCGCACGTACCGAACCGGAACGTTTGAAAAAGCTTCAATCGGAGTTTGAACACTGGCTGGGCGTGCGGAAAGCCGCCCTCAAAGTTGAGATGCTTGAAGATCAAGGAAAGGGGCTTGCCAAGGCCGTTGACAAGAGCTATCTGGATGATATCTATATTAAAATGTACATTGAATCAACCTGCTGGAACGGGCTGACCAAGTATGTTCCCATTCTCGTAATGCTGCTCTGGATAACCCACCGGTTTGACACCCCTAATTTACTATCTCAGTATGGTAAGGACTATGTGCTTAAACTGCCGTTTACATTAGGTGCCGCCGGAAATACACTGGGTGCTTTTGGATGGTCTTTGACCTCGCTGGCTTTATGCTATCTGGGCCTATGGATACTGGGTAAGGACTATTTGAAAAACATGATGAAGAGGAGCAACGCCAAGAACGGGCTACAAATAAATCAGGAGCGGTAATGGGGGAATAGTTGCGATGCATTGGCGGAGGGAAGGCAATCCCTCCACCTTGGTTTTTAAGACACCTCGACGTCTAAAGAGGGAGCCGTTATATTTGGTTGAAACAATCCTTTTTCTGAGGTGCCATGCAAAGGGAAATCGCCATAATGGAATCGTACACATTATAGCAAAGCATTTTGCACCATAACGGAGAAATCCGTTCGCGGCGGATCGCAGGGTATCCTTCAAGCCACACGGCAAAGAACAGGATTTGTCCAAACACAGTGTAAAGATTTGATTTGGAAAAAACGGAAGTGGAGGCATTTAATGGAAAAAGAAGTTTACAGTTTATGTTTTATGTGTTCAAGCCGATGTCCCATCAAGGTTCTGGTCAAAGACGGCCAGGTCAAGTGGATTGAAGGCAGCCCCCATGTGGCGGGGATGGAAGGGAGCCTGTGCCCGCGCGGCGCCGCCGGCATTGCGCTGCTTTACGACTCGCAACGGGTGCAGTCCCCTTTGATTCGCGACGGCGAACGCGGTTCCGGCAAATGGCGCAAGGCCGGCTGGGATGAAGCCTTGGATTATGTGGCTGAAAAGCTGAAAGCCGTCATCGATCAGTACGGTGGACACAGTGTTGCGCTGGGAGAGCGGGCGCAGCTTGCCACCCCTGTCAGCAAAACGTTTATGAAAGCGATTCAATCTCCCAATCACTTTACCCATGAATCGGTCTGTAAAGGCTCGTTGAATACAGCCAGTCGCAGCCTTTTCGGCGTTTCCGACGCTCAAATCGGCATTGATTATAAAAACACAAAGCATATTATTTTGTATGGCCGCAATATTTTTGAGACCATCGAAGTGAAGGGCGTAAACGGTCTTATGGATGCCGTGGAGCGCGGCGCCAAAATCACCTACATTGACCCCCGGGTAACCGTAACGGCCACAAAAGCGCACCGGTACTGGAGAATCCGTCCGGGCGCCGATCTGGCTCTGAACTATGCCCTGATTCATGTTATTCTTAAAGAAAGATTATATGATGCCGAATACGTAGACCGTTGGGTTTTGGGTCTTGCCGAGCTGCAGGACTTTGTCCGTTCCTTTACTCCGGAATGGGCTGAAAAGGAAACCGGCATCCCCTCCGCGGAGATCGTATCCCTATCCCGGGAAGTCAGCCGGGACAAACCCGCGGTCATTTTCCATTTTGGCTGGCGCGCTTCCTCCCACCTCAATGAAACCTATATGCGGCGTTCGATCCTGATTCTAAACGCATTGATGGGCAGCGTCGAGGCCGCGGGGGGGCTTTTTTTCAAAAAGGGCCCGGGCGAGGTCGGCGCAAAACCTGCGCGCGCGCTCACCGCTCAGGAATTCCCCAGGGTAGATCTTCCCCGCTTTGATCAGGTGGGCACGCCAAAATTTCCGCTGCCTGATCCCGGCCATGGAGTGGCCCAGATGCTCCCATCCGCCATCCTGAACGAAGATCCTTACCCTCTCAAGGGTCTTATCGCCTTCCGCTATGACCCGCTCTTTTCCATTCCCGACATCCGTACGACTAAAAAGGCGTTCGACAAGTTGGACCTTATCGTGACCATCGACATTAATTACAGTGAAACGGCGTGGTATTCCGATGTCATTTTGCCGGAGTCCACTTATCTGGAGCGGCTCGACTGCATCCAGCAGGCCAACGGTCTTAAACCGCAGATGTTCCTTCGGCAACCGGCGGTCACGCCACGGCATAATACCCGCGAGGGCGCCGTCATTCTCAAAGAGATTGCTGAACGCATCGGGACAGGCGCATATTTTCCCTACGAAACAATGGAAGAGCTGGTGCGCTGGCAGCTTGAAGGAACCGGTTTTTCCCTGGAAGACTTTGCGGCCAAGGGCTTTGTGACCTATACGGATCGACCGATTTTTTGGGATCGGAAAGACGGCATCAAATTCAAGACGCCATCCGGAAAAATAGAATTCGCCTCCTCTCTTTTGGAAAACGCGGGATTCGAATCCTTTCCTGAATGCGAACCCGTCGCCCCGCCGCCGGAAAATCAATTCCGCTTGACAATCGGCCGGTGTGCGCTTCATACCCATATCTCAACCCAGAACAATCCGTATTTAAATGAAAGAGTCTCTGAGAATGTTCTCTGGATCAACACAGAGCGGGCGGCAGCGCTCGGCATCAAAAATAAAGATCTTGTGGAAATATCCTCCAATTGCGGCTCCGGCAAAATCAAGGCCTATGTAACCGATCTGATCCACCCGGAGGCCGTCTTTATGCTGCATGGCTTTGGGCACCAGGCTGCGCTGGCCGCCCGTTCCTTCGACAAAGGCCTCGCCGACGGCATCCTGCAGGAAAATGTCACGGATATGGTGGGGGGCAGTCCGGCGCTGCAACATTCATTTGTGTCAGTAAAACGAGTCTGATCCGAATTCCTTTTTCCAAAGATGGAGGAGAAATGAGCAAATATTATCTGTTCCAAGACCGAAAGCGCTGCATCGGTTGTTATAGCTGTACCATCGCTTGCAAAAGCAACAAGAATCTCTTAACGGGTCCAAAACCCGTCGACATCATCCCGATCGGGCCCACCTTTATTGATGGAACCCCGCGGGCGGCCTTCGTCCTCATGCCCTGTTTTCATTGTGAAGACCCCTGGTGTGTCGCAGTCTGTCCCACCGGCGCTGTGCAAAAGCGGACAAAGGACGGCATCGTTTTTGTAGATCATGCCCTTTGCATCGGCTGCAAGAGCTGTATGTCGGCCTGTCCCTGGGGCGCCCCCCAGTGGAATCCCGAAACCGGCAAGGTTGTCAAGTGCGACTACTGTAAGGACCGTCTGGATGCGGGCCTGAAACCGGCCTGCGCTACCATCTGCACGACCCATTGCCTGCAGTTCGGAGAAGCCAATGAAACGCCCGATGTCAGAAGAGAACGATATGCCAGGGAGATGGTTGGTCTGTGATGTATCGATCCTGCCCGGTTAACCAAAACACACAAAGAATATCAGCGCTGCTTGCTCAAGAACAGGTCGCCCATTCAGCCTGCCGGCATAGCCTCGAGTTATTGCTGAGCCTTCTCGGAGATATTTCCGCCGGCCGGGGCGAACCCGATCATATCCCTTCCATAGAAGCCATCGCCCGTGATCTGCAGAGTGCGCGCCATCCGAAAGAATGCATCGAGATCGGTGGAATGCTGATGTCGGATCTCGCTAGTTTCTATGAAGTCTTCAAAAGTCATATTGAAACCTTTTATTGTCCTACGGGAGAATGCACCACGCTTTCGGCAGCGCCCTGTCAGTTGGCATGCCCTGCCAGCGTGGATGTACCCAGCTACGTTGCGCTCGTGGGAATGGGACGGTATCAGGATGCCTTGGAAATTCTCAGAGAAGATCTCTCACTTCCCGGCATACTGGGGCGAATCTGCGTCCATCCTTGCGAGCGAGCCTGCCGGCGCGGCAAAGTGGACACAGCCATTGCGATCTGCCGGCTTAAATGGGTTGCCGTCGACAAAGCGTACGAAGAGAAAATGGAACTCCCATCCCCGCCCCCGAACCGGTTTAAAGAAAAGGTGGCCATTATTGGAAGCGGTCCGGCCGGCCTTTCAACCGGTTATTTCCTGGCAAAAATGGGCTACAAACCGACTGTTTTTGAATCCATGCCCGAACCGGGGGGCATGCTCAGATGGGGCATCCCCGCATACCGGTTGCCGCGGCAGATCTTGAAAAAAGAGATCGATTATATTAAAGCCCTGGGCGTTAAAATTGAGACCGGGGTCCATTTCGGTAAAAAAAACACGCTGGCGAGCTTAAAGCGTAACGGGTTTAAGGCTGTTTTTCTGGGGATCGGCACATGGCGCGCACTGGCCCTTCCGGTCCAAGGCGCCCAGAACAACCCCAACGTGATAGATTCTCTGACTTTTTTGCGCCAGGGCTCGACGAATGCGCCGCTGACCGGAAAACGCGTAATTGTCGTGGGGGGCGGAAACGTAGCGGTAGACTGCGCGCGGACAGCTCTCCGGTTGGATGCCGAGGAGGTCAATCTTATCTATCGGAGATCAAAAAATGAAATGCCTGCACGGGTTGAGGAGGTCAAAGCCGCTGAAGAAGAGGGCGCCATCCTTTCTTATCTTTCCCTGCCTGTTCAAGTGCATGGCGAGAACGCAAAGATAACCGGGCTTGAATGCCTTCGCAACAAATTGAGCGAACCGGATGCCACCGGCCGCAGGCGACCTGTTCCCATCGATGGAACGGAACATTTTATTCCGGCCGACATTATCATCAGCGCCCTTGGCCAAAGAGTGGACCGGACCTCCCTGGAATCAGTCAAGGCCTTAGAACTTTCCAGGGAAGATCTCATCAGGGTGAATCCGGCCACGATGGAAACTTCGATTCCGGGTGTGTTTGCCGGCGGAGATGCCGTAACGGGACCTGCGACGGTTATTGAAGCGGTGGCCTCCGGCAAGAAAGCCGCTCAATCCATCCACCATTATTTGCAGGGATTACCCTATTCGGATATTGACCCATTGCCGGTCCGGCGCAAAAAGATCCCGGTTATTTCGATGTCGGCAGTGGAAAAATCCTTGTCGTCGCGCCCGGTCATGCCGGTGCGAGCCTTTAAAAACAAACCGGCGGATTTTAAGGAAGTGGCGCTTGAGCTCTCCGCGCAAAACGCTTCGCAGGAAGCCAAAAGGTGCTTGCGATGCGACCTCTGTATCAGTTGCGGCCGTTGTGTCGAAGTCTGTAGAGACGAGATGGGCGTTGATGCGCTTCACCTTTCTTATGTTAATCAGAATGGAACGGCCGACACCGATTTTCTGCGCCCGTCCCAGCGCTGTGTCGGATGCGGCGCCTGTGCCATAAACTGTCCAACAAACGCCATAAGAATTGAAGAAAAAGACGGCGAGAGCAAAATCATCATGTGTGGGGCGGAAATAAGCCGTCACCCGCTCGTTGCCTGCGCCGCATGCGGGATTCTTTTTATTTCGAAAAATCACCTTGATTACATTCGTCAGAAAACCGATGCTCAGGCCAAAATAAAGGATCCCCAAAATTTATGCCAAACCTGTGCAAGAAAAATTCGGGCAGAAAATTTTTTAAAATAACAGGATCATATAATTTTTTTTTGTCCCCGGGAGAAACCTGAACGTGCTAGCCATTTTTTGCGCATATCCCGGCAATGGGCGCACAACCTGTCCGAGAAAGGAAAATCAAACCATGAAAAGGGAAAAAGTTCAAAAAATCGTCGGCAACCATCGCCACGAGAAAGCCGCCTTACTGGCTATTCTGCACGAAATTCAGGAAGATGAAAAACAAATTGACATGGAATCCATTCAGTATCTTTCCGAACTGATGAAAGTTCCTGCCGCCCATATTTACGGCATCGTCACGTTCTATTCCGCTTTTACAACCGGTAAAAAGGGGGAAACAGAAATAAAAATGTGCGACGGCATTTCGTGTCATCTCAACGGGGCCGATGAAGTGACAGCGGCGCTGAAATCCCGGTTGCATATTAAAACAGGTGAAACCACGCAAGATGGAAAATATAGCCTGGAAAATGTGCACTGTTTAGGCCTCTGCTGCATTGGTCCGAATGCAACGTTTAATCACAAAACGTATTGCAATCTGAACAAAGAAAAAATCATCGACATCCTTCAGGTTGACATAAGGAAATGAAATGAAAATTACCAGTATCTGGGACTTGAACAGGTTAAAAGAGACCGGTGCACGGTCCTTGTCGCCCAAACAGCCAAAGCTAAGTATCAGCATGTCCACCTGCGGTTTAGCCCTGGGGGCTGATGAAATATTTCAAGACCTAACCGCCATGAAAGTAAAAGAAGGTTTAAAAATTTTACTTGGCCAAACCGGCTGCAGCGGCTTTTGTAATTTAGAACCGCTGGGAATTCTCAGGCTTCCCGGCAAGCCGGCGCTGATCTACACCCAAATGACCGTCA
The Desulfobacterales bacterium DNA segment above includes these coding regions:
- a CDS encoding NAD(P)H-dependent oxidoreductase subunit E, whose amino-acid sequence is MKREKVQKIVGNHRHEKAALLAILHEIQEDEKQIDMESIQYLSELMKVPAAHIYGIVTFYSAFTTGKKGETEIKMCDGISCHLNGADEVTAALKSRLHIKTGETTQDGKYSLENVHCLGLCCIGPNATFNHKTYCNLNKEKIIDILQVDIRK
- a CDS encoding FAD-dependent oxidoreductase, with protein sequence MYRSCPVNQNTQRISALLAQEQVAHSACRHSLELLLSLLGDISAGRGEPDHIPSIEAIARDLQSARHPKECIEIGGMLMSDLASFYEVFKSHIETFYCPTGECTTLSAAPCQLACPASVDVPSYVALVGMGRYQDALEILREDLSLPGILGRICVHPCERACRRGKVDTAIAICRLKWVAVDKAYEEKMELPSPPPNRFKEKVAIIGSGPAGLSTGYFLAKMGYKPTVFESMPEPGGMLRWGIPAYRLPRQILKKEIDYIKALGVKIETGVHFGKKNTLASLKRNGFKAVFLGIGTWRALALPVQGAQNNPNVIDSLTFLRQGSTNAPLTGKRVIVVGGGNVAVDCARTALRLDAEEVNLIYRRSKNEMPARVEEVKAAEEEGAILSYLSLPVQVHGENAKITGLECLRNKLSEPDATGRRRPVPIDGTEHFIPADIIISALGQRVDRTSLESVKALELSREDLIRVNPATMETSIPGVFAGGDAVTGPATVIEAVASGKKAAQSIHHYLQGLPYSDIDPLPVRRKKIPVISMSAVEKSLSSRPVMPVRAFKNKPADFKEVALELSAQNASQEAKRCLRCDLCISCGRCVEVCRDEMGVDALHLSYVNQNGTADTDFLRPSQRCVGCGACAINCPTNAIRIEEKDGESKIIMCGAEISRHPLVACAACGILFISKNHLDYIRQKTDAQAKIKDPQNLCQTCARKIRAENFLK
- a CDS encoding 4Fe-4S dicluster domain-containing protein: MSKYYLFQDRKRCIGCYSCTIACKSNKNLLTGPKPVDIIPIGPTFIDGTPRAAFVLMPCFHCEDPWCVAVCPTGAVQKRTKDGIVFVDHALCIGCKSCMSACPWGAPQWNPETGKVVKCDYCKDRLDAGLKPACATICTTHCLQFGEANETPDVRRERYAREMVGL